In Kitasatospora sp. NBC_00240, the following are encoded in one genomic region:
- the rsmI gene encoding 16S rRNA (cytidine(1402)-2'-O)-methyltransferase: MTGVLVLAGTPIGDVSDAPPRLVNELATADVIAAEDTRRLRRLTQALGVTPAGRVLSYFEGNEVGRTPELVEALLGGARVLLVTDAGMPSVSDPGYRLVAAAVEAQVKVTAVPGPSAVLTALALSGLPVDRFTFEGFLPRKAGDRARRLAEVAAEPRTMVFFEAPHRIAEALTAMAEAFGADRPAAVCRELTKTYEEVKRGPIGELATWAAEGVRGEITVVVAGAPPAGPAELTPEELARRVAVREEAGERRKEAIAAVALELKLPKREVFDAVVAAKNEAAGTR; encoded by the coding sequence GTGACAGGCGTACTGGTTTTGGCAGGCACCCCCATCGGCGACGTCTCGGACGCCCCGCCCCGGCTCGTCAACGAGCTGGCCACGGCGGACGTGATCGCGGCCGAGGACACCCGGCGGCTGCGCCGGCTCACCCAGGCCCTCGGGGTCACCCCGGCCGGGCGGGTGCTCTCCTACTTCGAGGGCAACGAGGTCGGTCGCACCCCCGAACTGGTCGAGGCGTTGCTCGGTGGCGCCCGCGTGCTGCTGGTGACCGACGCCGGCATGCCCTCGGTCTCCGACCCCGGCTACCGGCTGGTCGCCGCCGCCGTCGAGGCCCAGGTGAAGGTCACCGCCGTGCCCGGGCCGTCCGCGGTGCTCACCGCGCTCGCGCTCTCCGGCCTGCCGGTCGACCGGTTCACCTTCGAGGGCTTCCTGCCCCGCAAGGCCGGCGACCGCGCCCGCCGGCTCGCGGAGGTCGCCGCCGAGCCCCGCACCATGGTCTTCTTCGAGGCCCCGCACCGGATCGCCGAGGCCCTCACCGCGATGGCCGAGGCCTTCGGAGCTGACCGGCCGGCCGCCGTCTGCCGCGAGCTGACCAAGACCTACGAGGAGGTCAAGCGCGGCCCGATCGGCGAGCTGGCGACCTGGGCCGCCGAGGGCGTCCGCGGCGAGATCACCGTGGTGGTCGCCGGCGCCCCGCCGGCCGGACCGGCCGAGCTCACCCCCGAGGAGCTGGCCCGCCGGGTGGCCGTCCGGGAGGAGGCCGGGGAGCGCCGCAAGGAGGCCATCGCCGCCGTCGCGCTGGAGCTGAAACTGCCCAAGCGGGAGGTCTTCGACGCCGTGGTGGCGGCGAAGAACGAGGCTGCCGGGACCCGCTGA
- a CDS encoding phospholipid carrier-dependent glycosyltransferase: protein MPAPREGADGPGDGPPGARPPSWRRTLERFGHRPPERTPLAERLVPPMPSAGGPPLVLNRLGIFPPARLWAWLCRWAGWLGPLSVALFGGVLRFTGLGTPNAIVFDETYYAKDAYTLWHLGYESNWADGANEAIMASPQGIPYRLDAAYVVHPPVGKWIIGLGEYVFGMNPFGWRAAMALLGTLSILMIARIGRRLFRSTLLGCVAGLLLAVDGLHFVMSRVALLDLVVMFWILAAFGFLLLDRDRTRGLIARRLGDAPDAVLARRMNLGWRPYRIAAGVCVGLTCATKWSGLYVALAFGLLTVLWDAGSRRLAGAARPYLWTLLRDAVPAFCSIVLTSVVVYISSFAGWFASSSAPGQGGYGRDWAAHRAGLSPEYLPLPVLGRVKMPFQVDLTWVPDALRSLWHYHSTVYDFHTHLTSPHTYQSNPWSWLVLGRPVSYFYESPKLGQSGCQVNECAREVLGIGTPLLWWAGVVALVYCLYRWAVRRDWRAGALLCGLAAGYLPWFAYQQRTIFLFYAVAFVPFLVLAVTMMVGVMIGPAGASQDRRIIGSTAAGALLLAVVWNFLYFYPLYTGQTIPMDDWRARMWFTSWI, encoded by the coding sequence CTGCCGGCCCCGCGCGAGGGCGCGGACGGCCCCGGGGACGGCCCGCCCGGCGCCCGGCCGCCGTCCTGGCGCCGCACGCTGGAACGTTTCGGCCACCGCCCGCCCGAGCGGACCCCGCTCGCCGAGCGGCTGGTGCCGCCGATGCCGTCGGCCGGCGGGCCGCCGCTGGTGCTGAACCGACTGGGGATCTTCCCGCCGGCGCGGCTCTGGGCCTGGCTGTGCCGCTGGGCGGGCTGGCTGGGGCCGCTGTCGGTGGCGCTGTTCGGCGGAGTGCTGCGCTTCACCGGGCTCGGCACCCCGAACGCGATCGTCTTCGACGAGACGTACTACGCCAAGGACGCGTACACGCTCTGGCACCTCGGCTACGAGAGCAACTGGGCGGACGGCGCCAACGAGGCGATCATGGCCTCGCCGCAGGGCATCCCGTACCGGCTGGACGCGGCGTACGTGGTCCACCCGCCGGTAGGCAAGTGGATCATAGGTCTGGGCGAGTACGTCTTCGGGATGAACCCGTTCGGCTGGCGGGCCGCGATGGCGCTGCTGGGCACCCTGTCGATCCTGATGATCGCCAGGATCGGCCGCCGGCTGTTCCGCTCCACGCTGCTGGGCTGCGTGGCCGGGCTGCTGCTGGCCGTGGACGGGCTGCACTTCGTGATGAGCCGGGTCGCCCTGCTGGACCTCGTGGTGATGTTCTGGATCCTGGCGGCCTTCGGCTTCCTGCTGCTGGACCGCGACCGCACCCGCGGCCTGATCGCCCGCCGGCTCGGCGACGCCCCCGACGCCGTGCTCGCCCGCCGGATGAACCTCGGCTGGCGTCCGTACCGGATCGCGGCCGGCGTCTGTGTCGGCCTGACCTGCGCCACCAAGTGGAGCGGCCTCTACGTCGCGCTCGCCTTCGGGCTGCTGACCGTCCTGTGGGACGCCGGCTCCCGCCGGCTGGCCGGCGCCGCCCGGCCCTACCTGTGGACGCTGCTGCGGGACGCGGTACCGGCCTTCTGCTCGATCGTGCTGACCTCGGTGGTCGTCTACATCTCCTCCTTCGCCGGCTGGTTCGCCAGCAGCAGCGCCCCCGGGCAGGGCGGCTACGGCCGGGACTGGGCGGCGCACCGCGCCGGCCTCTCCCCCGAGTACCTGCCGCTGCCGGTCCTCGGCCGGGTGAAGATGCCGTTCCAGGTCGACCTGACCTGGGTGCCCGACGCGCTGCGCAGCCTCTGGCACTACCACTCGACGGTGTACGACTTCCACACCCACCTGACCAGCCCCCACACCTACCAGTCCAACCCGTGGAGCTGGCTGGTGCTGGGCCGGCCGGTGTCCTACTTCTACGAGTCGCCCAAGCTCGGCCAGAGCGGCTGCCAGGTGAACGAGTGCGCGCGCGAGGTGCTCGGCATCGGCACGCCGCTGCTGTGGTGGGCCGGCGTGGTGGCGCTGGTCTACTGCCTGTACCGCTGGGCGGTGCGGCGGGACTGGCGGGCCGGGGCGCTGCTCTGCGGGCTGGCCGCCGGCTACCTGCCGTGGTTCGCCTACCAGCAGCGGACCATCTTCCTGTTCTACGCGGTCGCCTTCGTGCCGTTCCTGGTGCTCGCGGTGACGATGATGGTCGGGGTGATGATCGGCCCCGCCGGGGCCTCGCAGGACCGCCGGATCATCGGCTCGACGGCGGCCGGCGCACTCCTTCTCGCCGTTGTATGGAACTTTTTGTACTTCTATCCCCTCTATACGGGACAGACGATACCGATGGACGACTGGCGTGCCCGGATGTGGTTCACCAGCTGGATCTGA